One Vicia villosa cultivar HV-30 ecotype Madison, WI linkage group LG5, Vvil1.0, whole genome shotgun sequence genomic window, AGAATGCAACAAAACAAAGtggaataaaataatattatgtttTCTTGTTTGAATTATTTAGAAGAGGATCGAATGAAGCAGAACAAGATGAAATAtatttcatccaatttcattatttGCGTTCATTTTTAATTCTTTCTATTTAAatgaaatatcattttttttattacattccTTCTTAAAATATCCAAATAATAGAATAGAATATCCATTCTGATCCTTCCATTTCATTCTACTCTATTTCAATATGCTCACTTAGTTGgttttcaaatattcaaataacctaAATAATTCACCCAAAAATATAAACACTTCGAAAAACATCAAATAGTAATttatagaaaaaaacaaaaattcactCCCACCACTTAAAAGTTATATATTGCATCATTGACACCCGCTCACGATCCcaaaaatgataatgaaaatccACTAAACAAGATTAAGTAATGCTTATGTTCATGACAAGCACCCATaccatcaataattaattaagtaagCCCTAAGGGTATATGTTAAGAGTTAAATGTAGAATTTTTTGCTTTGAAATTgtgcattgttttcataaaaaatttataattaatgtgtttattacaTTTTCCAATACAAACTTACTATATTTAgatttcttaacatgtgccccaagagcacatgttagctttatccaTTGTTTAATCCATTTATTTAAACATATAAGTTGACTACACAATTAAGCAAAGCCAAACACCTGTCTGCATTAAAATGTCATCAATCGCCACCATTATAGTAATTGGAAATAAGATACGTGGTATTTATTGCAAAGTTGTTTTTACTAGTTTTCTATTCTATTTATTAATGACTGTGACTTTGTTTTTACTAGTTTTCAATTCCATCCATCTCTCTATCTACGCGTTTGTTTTTCGATCCTATCTATCTAATCATATTTAACTTAGACAAACCGAAGATGCCGAGGTTAACTTAACTTACAGTAGTTttatcaacaacaaaaaaaacttacagtatttttatttttatttttatagttttaTGTGTTATAATAATAGTATGGATAATATGTAATAAACGTTAATAAAGTAAACATAATTTTTCTTAAAACTCAAAATATccctattttttaaattttataaaatttgagaTCTTTAATTTGTTCATCGTCTTTTTCATGCTTTAGCTTgtgatctccattttcagagacATACAGTACCAGAAAATTATCTTCCTGAAGCTCACCCAATAGATAGACAGGGTATTTGCTCTAATGTCAATTAAAAAATTTCGGGTACAGTGTAGATACATATTGATACTGATGTTCCAACATCAGATTTTGACATCAGGATATATGTTATGGCATCTGATCATGATACAGAACAATAACATTCACCTATTACTTTTTCACACAGATAGATCACAGAATGACAACCATCACAAATTACAGGTTGAGAATAAAGTCTCAATACAAACAACAGTGGCAggacagatgtcttgacatcatctgTTGACATAACACAATTTTACCAATCTGAAGAGTATGTAGAAAACTAatgcagaatgataaataacacaaggaACTGTTAACTCATttcagtgcaacaacacctaatatGGGGACTACCAAGTCAGGAATGAAGTCCAATATCaacagtattagttcaaagctaaacagTCTTGGTTGGGGGTAAATGTCATGTTGTGGATTCAAGAGAGAGTATGGAGTCTGATCTTGAAGGACCGATGAAGGCATTAGGTTGATAAGGTGACAGACTATGAGGAGAGCATCACCCCAAAACGAGAAGGTGCATTATGGTGAAGAAAAAGAGTTCGTGCGGTTTCAACTAAATGACGATTCTTCCATTCAACAACACCATTCTGCTATGGTGTATGAGCACAAGATGATTGGTGAATAATTCCCTCTGATGTTAAAAAAGATTGAAACTTGGATGCCATATATTCACGAACATTATCAGTTCGTAAAATTTTAATGGAAGTGTTAAACTGGTTTTTAATTTCAACATAAAACTCTTGGAATATATGGAAAACATTTGAACAATTTTTCATTAGAAATAACCAAGTACACCGTGTCATTGATGAAAGTTACAAAATAGTAATATCCTAAGGTAGACTTTACACGACTAGAACCCCAAATATCATAATGAGCTAAAGCAAAAGGTGATGCAACACTTTTATTTACTCGTTGACAGTAAGTACTACGTGTATGTTTTCCTAATTGAAACGATTGACACTCAAAAGATGAAAGCTTAGAAAAACCAGGAACTAAAATACGCATTTTATTAAGACTAGAGTGATCCAAACGTTGATGTGTAAGGTCCTGAGAAGAAACCAAACCACATGCCATCGGTGGAGATATATGATATAATCCTCCAGATTCCCTCCCTCTTCCAATCGTCAGTCATGTACGTTGATCCTAGacataaacaaaattattattaaaaatcaccGAACACTCAAGAGTAAGAGTAAGCTTGTGaacatatattaaattaaaagggCAACCAGGAATTTTAATAGTAGATTTTAAACACAGGTTTGGAAGTGGCTATGCCTGACCAAGGCCTTGAACTTTGATTTTAGAACCATCAACCACAGTGACATAAGGCCACAAATCAGAATAAGACAAGTGAGATAAAAGAGATTTATTACCAGTCATATGATCACAGGCACCAGAGTCAAGGACCTAAGGACCAAGAGAAGATGTAGATACAAAGGCTACAATATTACCCGACTGGGCAACAACAACAGATGATGATGGTAGATGTGCGGCTTTGAATTGGAGGAAATCATTGTAATCTACAACAGGAACTGTAATGTCTTTAGTGTTGTCCGGTTGAGCGACAACAACGACTGGtggttgtcgttgttgttctcTTGCCTTTGTACAATAATCAGCCTCAATGTGGCCGTAACATTTGCAATAGTTACAACGAATACCATGACATTTTGTCCACCCCTTCCTCCGGTTCGTCCACCACGAACATGATAGTGGGAAGCAAGAGCATGCGATTCAGTGGGAGATGGAGCGGAGACCGGTCCAACAGCGAGAGGTGTAGCCAAACGCAATAGTTGTTCACTAACAGCTTCATAGTTAGGAACATTGGATCCCGATAAAATCTGGTTCTAGATGGAATAAAGCTCTGGTGGTAGTCCGGCAAGTGCCACAATCATGAAATAATTACTTTGTTGTTCAACGTAAGTTGTTGAATCTTTAGTAAGGGAAATTAGGTTTGTGAAATTCTCCTTTAATGTAACAAGCTTACCCAGATAGGCTTGCAAATCCATATTCTCCAATTTCAAAGAGTTGAGTTTGGTGATGACACTGTAAAGATTGTGCACATTATTGGAGAACACTTTCTTAGCCTTTTCTCAAACCTTATAGCAAGTGGTATAGGCTAGGTATTGTGCCTAGAGATTAGTTGCTATGAAAAACCTTAACACAGTGCATAGAGAAGCATCAGTTTGTTTCCACTTATCGCATTTGGCGGCGATAATATTTTCTGATTTTGTAGTTAAGTGATCTTCATGACCTTGACCGTGAAACCACATTTTGACAACCCCAGCCCATATATTATAGTTGGCTGTTTCGGTGAGTTTCTCCCATGATTTTTGGTTGTTTGGATGGAAAAACTGATAACAGATATGGAAAGAACATAGGAAGGCGTGAAGGCGACGAAAACGGTGGCGAGCGCGCCGTCACGCGCGTGAGAAAAGGCAGCGTGGGACGGCGGATCACGGCGGCGATTTTGGGGAACGGCTGGTCGGAAGGAGACGATGCCGACGGTATGGTTACTTCGCCAAAAACATCGTCGGGAGCGGTGGTGTGCTCCTGCATTGCCATTAGTGGTCAGAAATTTTGCGGAAACGAAAAAAAATTTTGAAAGACTGTGGGTCAACCCGCTCTAGATACCATGTTGTAATTGAATTTATGTATATCGAATATGATTACACAtgattcatgtatatttatatgcaCAATAAGATAACAGTATATTATACACTTATGACTAATTGAATACAAATCAATACTAATCGATTTATAACCGATTCTAAAAGTATTCATTCCGCAATATAGCTAGACTCCTATCACAACAACTTCAATAACGACAATCAAAACACCAGCAACCACATTTGTATCTGCAATCGCAAATGTAATTTGAAACTATTATAAACTAACTAGGATACATCAGTTTACTAAAAGAGATCATAAGAAGAAACCTCTTGAAAATACAAGGGGGTTTAAACTTGAACCACGTCGGTCATTTAACTCCCTTACTCATCAATAGAATAATCTAAAGCACTTTTTCCACGAGTGCTATCATATTTAACTCAATTACGTGCTTCCAAGAAGCAGCCAACTTAGTTTGGGCCTACAATAGAAATATGCATATAAATAAGCCGCTTACTACTCGTCTTCAACAAACACCAACTCATTGGAAACACCATCATGAATATTACAATCAAACAACAAAGAATGGCCAAAATTTACCCTAATCAAGAACCTACAACAACATCTCAGTCTCATGATGATCAGTGTGTCAGTAATAAAAGAGAGAGATATACTTTGTGGATGAAATCACTTGTTCTTCACTCAAATGGTTGCACTGTCTACGATTCAAATGGTAACATTGTTTATAGAGTTGATAACTATGATACAAAGGGCGGAAGAGAAGTTATTCTCATGAACCTAAAAGGTAATATTATCTGCACCATCAAAAAGAGATTACTAGCTTTTGGATGTTGGGAAGGACACAAATATTGCAGCAGCAGTTCTAATAGTAGAAGCCAAGAGGAGCAACCATGGTTTCGAGTTAAAAGATGTCTTACAGGGAAAACAGCTTGCGAGATTAAAGTTGGATCCCAAAATTTGAGCATAGAAAGAATGAGTATTGgcaaatcatttagttttcggaTAGTAAACAAAAACGGAGAAATCGTAGCAGAGGCAAAGCAAAAACAGTCTTCATCAGGGATTGTTCTGAGTAATGATGTTCTAACTTTGGATTTGGCAGCTGGTACAGATCATTCTCTTATAATGGCTTTGATTACAGTATACGGACTGATATGCGGAAAAATGTagatatttatttcatatatgacAGATCTTATACACAAATCAATTCAAATGTAAACATTCTTAATTTCTTTTTTGACAATTTATTAATTAGGATATTTTTCAGAAGTTTTGTAATTAGTGTctgtataaaaaaaatcatgagcATGGTCgtgattcttcttttttttggctAGAGCATAATCATCAGGATCTTCGTGATATGTATGACATCATGTACTATATTCTCTTATAATAATAAATGTGATTCAAGAACAAAGGTGGACAAGAAAAAATaacaatagtatatatatatatatatatatatatatatatatatatatatatatatatatatatatatatatatatatcacaaaaCACAACCAGCACCAAACACCAATAAGAACAtcactaatattaaaattaatatatcatTTACTAAAATCTTAATAGGTGATATATGTTAAAGTCTCACGTCGGATAATATATGGCCTAaatatgtgtttataagtgggggcaatcttcACCCTATCAGCcgattttgtagggatgagttacgCACAACCACATTTCTTTAGATTGCAAATGTGTAATACAAAGGTATGCATGCTGAACCATGGTTCCAATAAGGAGCATTGTTTGGATTTAATACCCTAACCACTAGACAAGGTGCATGCGTTTCCATTGTTATGTTTCAATATATGACCAATATACTAAGTTTTCGGTCAATATTCTTCAAAGAGAAGGACTCGACTATTCTGAAGTATTTGTTCCAGTAGCAAGACTGGAGTTCGACTAGTAGTAGCATTGGCATGCAATCAAGGCTGGTCGATATTTTATTTAGATGTGAAATCAGCATTTCTGAATGGTTCCTTAGACGAAGAGGTCTATGTCACACAACCTCCAGGGTTTGTGATTCAGAAGGAAGTGAGTAAAGTTTATAAGTTGCAAAAAGCACTCTATGGCCTCAAGCAGGCACGTAGGGCATGGAACAAGAAGATCGACTCATACTTAGTCGAATTGGGATTTGTAAAATGCAAACCtgagtatggtgtctatgttcaGGTGGCAgcacaagatataacaatcatttGCTTGTATGTTGATGACTTGTTAGTAACAGGAAATAGCTTGAAGAACTTGTCAAAGTTCTAGAGCTGATGATGAAAGAATTTGAAATGTCGGATCTGGGAGAATTATCTTATTTCCTAGGTACGAAATTTCAAGTGTCGAAGCAAGGTATGGTGCTACATCAAAGGAAGTATATCAAAGAGATTCTCAAGAGATTCAGAATGGAAGATTCGAATCCTTCCTCTTTACCCGTCGAACCAAATGTGAAGTTGGAGAAGCATGGAAAGGAAGACAAAGTTGATGCAACTGTGTTCAAACAAATTATTAGATCTCTGAGGTATGTGTGCAACAGTCGACCTGATATAGGTTTCGCTGTCGGATTAGTAAGCAGATATATGAGTGAACCAAGGGTATCACATATGAAGGCTGCAAGAAGAATTCTGAGATATATGAAAGGATCAATAAATTATGGAATACTATTTCGACAGGACTCTGAAGGAAAAGAAGCAATAGTAAATTGTTTTTCAGATGCtaattggtgtggagataaggaagattgaagaagcacaactggatatttctttcaagtatttggtgccccAATCTCATGGTGTCCGAAGAAGCAACCTGTGGTGGCATTGTCTTCAtgtgaagctgaatatatagCAGGATTCTATGCTGCATGTCAAGCAATTTGGATCTGAACTTTACTTGAAGAAATGAAAGTCGAAGTAAAGAAACCATTTGTGTTGCAAATCAACAACAAGTCAGCCATAAATCTGGCGAATAATCCAGTTCTGCATTGAAGAAGTAATTAAGTATATTGAAGTTAGATTTCATTTCCTGAGGGAAAAGGTAAatcgaggtgaacttgaagttaggCATGGCTCGAGTGAAGAACAGTtggccgacattttcaccaaaggattgaagatcgacatAATATTcctgaatttgagaaagaaattaggaatagttctgTTCGACTATGACTAGAGTTGTTCGACAACTTGAATTATAGGGGGTGTGTTGAGATATTATTAAATTTGTTGAGATATTAGTgggattgatattattaatataatatcaaatataatctaatctaataatatcaaatataatccaagttggATAAGTCCAAGTCCAATTAGGATTGTATATAAATAATCATAGGTTGTATCCTTATTTATATAATTCAAGTGaataatataatccttatttcctttattattttatctttctcacttcactaaactAAAAATGCCtcacgcaaaaaaaaaaaatcttaaagtcAAAATTTGCATTCCTCTAGCACACCATAATTCATAATTTGAAGTGAATTCATTGTTATAAAACAACATATAGCCTTCAATGTAacagtaaatttttttttttagttcagATGAACTTTGACTCCAATCATTTTAGAATCATAATATCTTGTAAGTATATTATCTTTCACACGAGTCACATCTAACATACTTTTCATAAACAAATTCAAGCATGTCAAAAATATTTCAACTCAACTTGATAGCTAAAAGTCTCTCAGACATTGATAATTTAGAGCTAGAAAATCTTCCAAACAACAATTATTTTTTCAACAATTAATGTATAAATTGTATATGCTTTCTcaatgcagaattgtttccaataaaatcaaaatattaagACTTGTCATAAGACACATCTgcaccaaaaaaaaattataaacatttTAACATGAATTTATTTCTCAAATAACCGTATAAGAGCAAGAGCAAGAGCAAGTCTTAATTAGACACATAAATTTTAAAATGCTTGTGCATACACGcaaatgaaaaattaaataaataataataatttatcttCGTTTTTTAGCAGGTGTTCGTTTATCACTCGAATCTAaatgtttgtttaaaaaaataatttagttaAATCATCTATTaccatttttaaatttatatatttattagagTGTCTATATAAACCTTATTTATTCAAGATTGTGTTGAAATAAGTATTTCTCTTATAAGAATTCATTGGGCATGAGATAATGTATCCACATAAATATAGAGAATCTCTTGTCTTAGCTTTTGGGGTTCTTAGGTACCATGTGCGTTTTTAAAAGTATTTCCtactttcggagatgtatttctggAAGTACTTTTTTCTTATTCAACATTGATTTGTTCCTTAAATGCATTTACAGAACTTTCTCTTAACTAaattattttgaagtttttctcAATATTTTTTAAACTACTTTCGTAGATATAGTTTCGAAAAAACTCAAACTTtggcaaaaaaaattaatttctgaTGTATATCTCCGGAAGCAAGAGACATAAATAGAATTGTGCTAAGCGCGTAAGAATATTGAGGGATggatttttttttgacagaaacaaACTTAACGACTTTCATTCCTTAAACAATGATCAATACAAAGAGGTATCATATTAAAGAaactacgcctagaccaagaattggccgccttagctaaagtatgggcaaccgaattcgcttaaCGCTTaataaactttacctcaaagttcgaAAAAAGAAGCAACAGATTCTGAATACTTTTAACAATAAGGCTAAATTCGGAGTTACCTACATGCTTAGCGTGAATAGCCTTAGTTACAATTTGACAATCACTTTCAAAGGTAACATGGGAGAAATGCAAAGAGATGGCATTTTGGATTGCTTCCTTCAAAGCGGTGGCTTCGGCTTCAATGACAGAAAGAGCACCCACATCCCAAGCCACTCCACCTGTGATAAAGCTCCCCACATGATCCCTAAAGCACCAACCTCTATTAG contains:
- the LOC131608047 gene encoding protein LURP-one-related 4-like; amino-acid sequence: MNITIKQQRMAKIYPNQEPTTTSQSHDDQCVSNKRERYTLWMKSLVLHSNGCTVYDSNGNIVYRVDNYDTKGGREVILMNLKGNIICTIKKRLLAFGCWEGHKYCSSSSNSRSQEEQPWFRVKRCLTGKTACEIKVGSQNLSIERMSIGKSFSFRIVNKNGEIVAEAKQKQSSSGIVLSNDVLTLDLAAGTDHSLIMALITVYGLICGKM